aagTGATATGAGATAACCAGACAGAAGTTATAACCAGTACATATGGAAAGTCAAAAAGCACGAATTCATATGTAGTAAAGGAATTGGATTGCAAATGAAGGCAAAACTGTTTTTTCTACAGGGTGGAGGGAAGATAATCAAAACGCTAGAACCAGAATTTGCATGCCTGTCACTTAGCTTCAATTTACAAAAGCCCAGAATAACTCAAAGGCAAATTCTAGCCCTGCAAGTATCAGCCCTAAAGCTGTGTTGTGGCCAGTGCATAGTTTTCTATTGAAGTacaattttttccccaaatacatTATCTCTCAGAGGGAGTCCAAATTGCTTCCCTTTCACTCAGCAGATCTGTTCAGTCAACATATTAAATAGCTATAGCGTATCAGGCACAAataattctttataaaataaagtaacaaaatatatGTTGTTTCAAAGTTCCAGTTAAGGCCAGCCATGGTAGCTCAcccttataatcccaacactgggaggccgaggcaggcagatcacttgggctaggagttccataccagcatggccaacatggtgaaaccccgctctactaaaaatacaaaaattagccaggtgtagtggcgcatgcctgtaatccaagctactcaggtggctgaggcacaagaatggcttgagcctgggaggcagaggttgcagtgagccaagattgtgccactccactccagcctgggcgacagtgtgagactctgtctacaaaaaaaaaaaaggctacaaaAAAAGGGTTCCTGTTAATTATACGCACTTATGAGCTTAATATAATTGCATTTTTTATGTATCTTTAAGCATCTTTCCCTGCTTTACATTTCCACTTCTGAGTTTTACTTTCATTTCTTCCACCATTACAGGAACATTCTGTTGTTTTCCTCTGCCATCTAGTGGCAAAAGAAAGTAATTTTCCTGGTTTTTTGAATGGATAGCCATACCTTAAAAAGCATCCAGATTGAGCAGTAGTGCTAGCGGCTTCGCGGTTCAGTCCTCCTAACCGACAGCCGCCACTGGTGTCGAGCTGCTAGGAAGCCCCTGTCGGCGAGCTTGTTGGAGCTTGAACCCATTGTCACCCCTCCGACTCACcggcaaaaaaaaaatggttgaagCAGATCGCCCAGGAAAGCTCTTCATTGGTGGGCTTAATACGGAAACAAATGAGAAAGCTCTTGAAACAGTATTTGGCAAATATGGACGAATAGTGGAAGTACTCTTAATAAAAGACCGTGAAACCAACAAATCAAGAGGATTTGCTTTTGTCACCTTTGAAAGCCCAGCAGACGCTAAGGATGCAGCCAGAGACATGAATGGAAAGTCATTAGATGGAAAAGCCATCAAGGTGGAACAAGCCACCAAACCATCATTTGAAAGAGGTAGACATGGACCGCCCCCACCTCCAAGAAGTAGAGGTCCTCCAAGAGGTTTTGGAGCTGgaagaggaggaagtggaggaacCAGGGGACCTCCTTCACGAGGACACATGGATGACGGTGGATATTCCATGAATTTTAACATGAGTTCTTCCAGGGGACCACTCCCAGTAAAAAGAGGACCACCACCAAGAAGTGGGGGTCCTTCTCCTAAGAGATCTGCACCTTCAGGACTAGTTCGCAGCAGCAGTGGAATGGGAGGAAGAGCTCCTCTATCACGTGGAAGAGATAGTTACGGAGGTCCACCTCGAAGGGAACCGCTCCCCTCTCGTAGAGATGTTTATTTGTCCCCAAGAGATGATGGGTATTCTACTAAAGACAGCTATTCAAGCAGAGATTACCCAAATTCTCGTGATACAAGAGATTATGCACCACCACCACGAGATTATACTTACCGTGATTATGGTCATTCCAGTTCACGTGATGACTATCCATCAAGAGGCTATGGCGATAGAGATGGATATGGTCGTGATCGTGACTATTCAGATCATCCAAGTGGAGGTTCCTACAGAGATTCATATGAGAGTTACGGTAACTCACGTAGTGCTCCACCTACACGAGGGCCCCCGCCATCTTATGGTGGAAGCAGTCGCTATGATGATTATAGCAGCTCACGTGATGGATATGGTGGAAGTCGAGACAGTTACTCAAGCAGCCGAAGTGATCTCTACTCAAGTGGTTGTGATAGGGTTGGCAGACAAGAAAGAGGGCTTCCCCCTTCTGTAGAAAGGGGATACCCTTCTTCACGTGATTCCTACAGCAGTTCAAGCCGCGGAGCACCAAGAGGTGCTGGCGCTGGAGGAAGCCGATCTGATAGAGGGGAAGGCAGAAGCAGAtactagaaacaaacaaaactttggaCCAAAATCCcagttcaaagaaacaaaaaaaagagtggaaactATTCTATCATAACTACCCAAGGActactaaaaggaaaaattgtgttacctttttaaaattccctGTTAAGTTCCCCTCCGTAATTTTTATGTTCTTGTGAGGAAAAAGGTAAAAcgtgtttaattttatttgactttatgACATTGCTTTTCAACAAGCAAATGTTAAATGTGTTAAGCCTTGTACTAGTGGTGTAACTTTCCAAGTAAAGATGTCCCTAAAGACCACTTCCTATCTGGTTTTTCCCAGTAAATGAGGCAAGCAATTCTAAGATCTTCCACAAAACATCTAGCTATCTAAAATGGAGAGATGAATCATTCTGCCAATACAAACAAGCTAGCTATTTGAGGGTGGTTGGGGTATGCTACTCATAAGATTTCAGGGTGTTTTCCAACTGAAATCTCAATGTTGTCAGTATGCAAAACCTGAAATCAGATGCCTATGTAAGGAAAGTGCTGTTCACCCAGTAAACCCAAAAAAAGCAAATGGATAATGCTGGCCATTTTGTCTTTCTGACATTTCCTTGGGAATCTGCAAGaacctcccctttcccttcccacaaTAAGATCATTTAAGTGTGTGCTAAACAACTACAGAATACTAAATAAAAAGTTTGGCCAAAACCAACCATGAAGCTGCAAAGGTGCTTGCTCTTACTCTTTCAAATTTTTGCAACTCTGTAGTGTCTCACTTTTAAAGGAACAGCTTGATTGCAAAGGAGAAAATAGATAAGCAATGAAGTTATCTCCAACTTCCTAAAGGCTTATGACTTCTAAAAAGTGAATCTATCAGCATTCCACATCAGATTTAAAGCATCAAATGccgtgaaacagcaaagatggttgAAGATTATGCTCATTATGGTTGTGGAGTGCTGATTGATTCACAGTAGATAAAGCTGGCAGTAAGAGAAATCAAATGCTAAGAGTTGTTGAAGCAGAAGGCGGCTGATTCTCAGTAAGTCAGTGCAGTTGCATAAGCAGTGCTGTCAGAATTGGTTTGGTGCAGGCAATAGATTTTGCCTTCAAGGGTTCCTGTGGATCTCAGGAAGGCATCAGTGTTGATTAACACTCATAACTAGGGAGTGAGTGGTAGTTACTTAAAACAAGTAATTGACCAAATGGAAAAGGGGAAGTAATTAAGGAAATTGGTAAGTGGAGGTAGTCAGGAAGTTCTTGTGGTCCTTTACACAAATTTTACAGCTTTGGGTTTCATTTTGTTTAGCTAAAGTCATGGGGACAACTCTTCAATTTAGAACTTAAGatgaattataaaaatgataGATATAAGTGGTAGCTCTATCTAGTGAAGTGTCTGTCAGTAagtgaaacattttttttgtggTGGCTTATCCAGAAACAGTTTAGTTGTAGAATAAAACTTATGAGTGACATCTGGAAAGTAACAACCATGCTAAGATGGCAAACACACTGGAAACAACTGGGCCACTTGGCTTTCTTTTGCTGTATTGTTTTATAAGCCTACTTTACCTCCCAGTCTTGGAAACAAGTTTTAGTTTATTGCTTTGGAGACTAGAGCCAATAGTATAATATTCTCAAAGGAAACAGACGAGTTGTTAGATTAGAGGAACTAACTCaacttctaatattttttttGTCATAATTATGGCACTGTCATGTTTTAACATTTGCAACTAGGGATAGTACGTACAACATTTTTAACTCTCATTTGACAGACTACTACTAATCACAGACCACAAGGGTAATGACCAAATTTATGTGGTTGTTGCACTTCCATAGTTGTCTTAGCCCAATCCTTCCATATTCTAATGATTACTTGGGTTAAAGCTTCTGTGAGGACCTTTTGGCTCTTGAGATatcctaaatatttaaaatttttagatatCCTAAATATAGGATATAGAGATTGTACCAAATATGAATGATATTGTTCAAAGCAAGGAGTATGTTAAAATGACCAGACACCTGTTTGGTAGATAGTTTACTGACCTAGCAGACGTGTGGAAAAAGAATCAGATCTTGATTCTTCCAGGTTTATACTGGTTGTAAAACAGAATGATATAGAAAATGTTTTCCTTGTTTAAGTGGTAGTTGAACATAGAACTTAGGTATTATAGATCACTTTTCACTTTTTGGAATGTTTTGTATTGAAACTTAATACAACTTTaacatggccaaaaaaaaaaaaaaaaattccaaaatctatGAGATAATTTTGTTAAAGTTGGCTTGCTTGGGCGGGTGCTTGGTCCAGAGGGAGAAAAGAGGGCATGATTTCAGAATACTCTGGCAGCTTTTTAAATTCAGCTTTATCAAGTTACAGTAAACTGTATCTGTTTAGAATTACAACTCAATGGTTATTTTGACAGATGTATATGCCATGAAGCCACTGTCACCATCAACATGCAGAACACTTCCATCGCCCCCAAAAGATTCCTCAAGTTCCTTTGCAATCCATCCCTCACACTGCTGATTTGTCTTTGTCACCATATATTAGTTTGCTTCGTGGTGTTGtttagtattttatataaatgggattgtgtAGCATGTACTTTTTTGTTTATGGTTTCTTTCACACACATAATCACTTTGAAATTCACCAGGTTGCAGTGTATCAGTAGCTTattccttttattgctgagtagtgtcCCATTATGTGAATATgccattatttgtttttctactcGCCTGTTGATGGACCTtgggattgtttccagtttggggataCTGTGAATAAAACTGTtaggaacatttgtgtacaagccACTGTGTAGAcatacattttcctttctcttgggtaaatacctaccAGTAAAATGGTTGGGTTGCATGGCAGATTTATGTTTAATCAagtaactgccaaactgtttgTTTTCCAAAGGGGCTATACccttttatattctcaccaggGTTGTATAGAGTTCCAGCTGCCAACACTCAGTTTTCAGCCATTCTGATGGGAAtctagtggtatctcattgtggttttattttcatttccccgGGTGACTAATGCTGGTAAGCATCTTTTAAGGTACATTTTGGCCAATTGTATATCTTCTGTGAAGTGGCTgtcaaatcttttgcccacttttaattggattgtttgtcttattgagttgtaaaagttGTTTATATATACTGTATTAAAGTCCTTTGTAAGACACATGTTCGTAaatacttttctttcattctgtggctTAGAATCTGGCAACTTTTTAAGAGATACTTGAGCCCACTGAATGATATatagattttatagtttttttaagtCAAGgcttaataataattaacattttttgagTGTTCATCTCTCAGTCCCTCTATGGTCATGAAGGTGGGAGATGTGTGACTCTGTTTAGTCTCAAGTAAAGAAATGCAAACTGAGATAATGGGTACAAATGGAGATGAAGCAAAGCCCTGTGATGTTCAAGTTCCTGGTTTCTGTTACCGTTCAGTCTGGCTGGACCTCTGCCTTTCCCATGGTAACATGAGCTTTCTAATGAATTCTCCCTTTTCACCTAAACTGTTTCAGATTGAGTTTCTCTCACACAACTAAGAGATCTAATTACTATAGCTTCGGAGCTTCTAAGGCATCTTATGCACTTGTCTCTTCCCCACTGTTCAACCTGAAGCATGTACTCTGCCCTTTAGCAAAAATCACAACtccgccaggtgtggtggctcatgcctacaatcccagcactttgagaggccaaggcaagaggattgtgtgaagccaggagttccagtccAGCATGGgcaaagcaagaccctctctacaaatgaatgtttgaaaaaaaaaaaaattaaggccaggcatggagggtcacaccagtaatcccagcactttgagaggccaagtcaggaggatcacttgaacccaggagtttgagaccagcctgggcaacatagcaatattctatctctaccaaaaaaaaaaagaacaaaattagccaggtgtggtgtcacatacctgtagtcccagctactcaggaggctggggtgggaggatgacttgaactTGGGcagttgagggtgcagtgagccatgattgcaccactgcactccagcctgagcaacggagcaagactctatctcaaaaaaattaaagttaaccAGGCATACTGACACAtgtgtcatcccagctacttgggaggctgaggtggagatcAC
This portion of the Pongo abelii isolate AG06213 chromosome 1, NHGRI_mPonAbe1-v2.0_pri, whole genome shotgun sequence genome encodes:
- the RBMXL1 gene encoding RNA binding motif protein, X-linked-like-1, which codes for MVEADRPGKLFIGGLNTETNEKALETVFGKYGRIVEVLLIKDRETNKSRGFAFVTFESPADAKDAARDMNGKSLDGKAIKVEQATKPSFERGRHGPPPPPRSRGPPRGFGAGRGGSGGTRGPPSRGHMDDGGYSMNFNMSSSRGPLPVKRGPPPRSGGPSPKRSAPSGLVRSSSGMGGRAPLSRGRDSYGGPPRREPLPSRRDVYLSPRDDGYSTKDSYSSRDYPNSRDTRDYAPPPRDYTYRDYGHSSSRDDYPSRGYGDRDGYGRDRDYSDHPSGGSYRDSYESYGNSRSAPPTRGPPPSYGGSSRYDDYSSSRDGYGGSRDSYSSSRSDLYSSGCDRVGRQERGLPPSVERGYPSSRDSYSSSSRGAPRGAGAGGSRSDRGEGRSRY